GGAAATCTTGAAGGTGTAAACTTTGGTGATTCTGCGAAAACATTTATTACTGGAAACACTGGTGTAGTTTTCGGAGAGTGGGCAGAAATTCAAGAAGCGTTAGAAAATAACAAAGATAATATTGAGGATTATGTTGTAGAAAACGATCGACGTAATTCTGCAATTCCTTTACTTGATCTTAAAGGTATTAAAGCACGTATTGAGCCTGGCGCAATCATTCGTGATCAAGTTGAAATTGGTGATAATGCGGTTATTATGATGGGGGCTTCAATCAATATCGGTTCTGTTATTGGTGAAGGGACAATGATTGATATGAATGCTACACTTGGTGGTCGTGCGACTGTAGGTAAAAACTGTCATATCGGTGCTGGATCTGTATTAGCGGGTGTTATTGAGCCACCTTCTGCAAAACCAGTTGTTATTGAAGACGATGTTATGATTGGAGCTAATGTTGTTGTACTTGAGGGTGTAACAGTTGGTAAAGGTTCCGTTGTTGGTGCAGGTTCAATCGTAACGAAAGATGTTGAGCCTT
This Metabacillus endolithicus DNA region includes the following protein-coding sequences:
- the dapD gene encoding 2,3,4,5-tetrahydropyridine-2,6-dicarboxylate N-acetyltransferase; amino-acid sequence: MKMMDANEIISFIQNSTKSTPVKVYVKGNLEGVNFGDSAKTFITGNTGVVFGEWAEIQEALENNKDNIEDYVVENDRRNSAIPLLDLKGIKARIEPGAIIRDQVEIGDNAVIMMGASINIGSVIGEGTMIDMNATLGGRATVGKNCHIGAGSVLAGVIEPPSAKPVVIEDDVMIGANVVVLEGVTVGKGSVVGAGSIVTKDVEPYTVVYGAPARKIKDIDDSTKSKTEIMQELRQL